In Triticum urartu cultivar G1812 chromosome 6, Tu2.1, whole genome shotgun sequence, the following proteins share a genomic window:
- the LOC125515200 gene encoding wall-associated receptor kinase 5-like isoform X1 produces MSKILIAISFVLMFSAAAPQASAAVSGAAVGILKIPSNDSLAHCIPRCGDVDIPYPFGIGPGCFRQGFDLTCNHSTKHPRLFLGSSTLQVTDIDIYSGVVSTPIIYKLTTMSGTNTYDIIWKAPAKGITLTRDNTLYVAGCDLDVTMFKYGTRNMVGSCMTRCAGKKAPTGEPCFGKGCCLIPFASDLPGFHANLVSINTTATQSDWFHPGIMALVSRDPYSYSYNTTDLFSSWTNASIIDDASLRLAIMDQPSCVSAQLKNKSYACSNGSSCRDSSYGGYQCDCSSYSGGNPYILDGCMRQEDYNPKPKEHCPASCGPITVPFPFGLQEGCFANQKFHLNCTYDNLTLSFSEGAQYYVTNLSVEDGTLTVSNMVNGHNEKEEILIYTQNGYVFEDPMEDEFYFSMESDNHLIKWAVANLTCHIAMQKGTMYACRSSYSYCLNVTYGEIFMGYRCKCSSGFQGNPYVNDGCRDIDECSLPNYCNQTCQNFHGGYTCMKNRNLLLGIATGFGCGLGSIVIAVCVVVFTKKWKKGMQKRIRKEYFKKNHGLLLQQMISDESATNKTNIFSLEELEKATNNFDATRVLGHGGHGTVYKGILSDQRVVAIKKSKIVEQIETDQFINEVVILSQIIHRNVVKLFGCCLESEVPLLVYEFISNGTLHDLLHNDISGQCLLSWDDRVRIALEAAGALAYLHSAAAIPIFHRDVKSSNILMDSNFTTKVSDFGASRSLSLDETHVVTIVQGTFGYLDPEYYHTGQLTEKSDVYSFGVILVELLTRKKPIFINDQGAKQNLSQYFVEGLQEGAIMEIMDPQVVKEANPEEIDDICSLTEACLRLRRRDRPTMKEVDMRLQFLRTKRLRKCKTLTAIDEDIGHFLCPKVSNSGAQMNVANAGNLTSKGISSCYSLEQELASSVTLPR; encoded by the exons ATGAGCAAGATACTCATCGCCATTTCATTTGTGCTGATGTTCTCGGCAGCTGCGCCGCAAGCATCGGCCGCAGTCTCTGGAGCCGCCGTAGGGATCCTGAAGATCCCTTCTAATGACTCCTTGGCTCACTGTATCCCAAGGTGTGGGGATGTCGACATCCCCTATCCCTTCGGTATAGGGCCCGGCTGCTTCCGTCAAGGCTTCGATCTCACCTGCAACCACTCCACCAAGCATCCCAGGCTCTTTTTAGGCAGCAGCACTCTCCAGGTCACTGACATTGACATATACTCCGGCGTAGTATCGACCCCTATAATCTACAAACTTACAACAATGTCAGGTACAAATACGTACGACATCATATGGAAGGCCCCTGCTAAAGGTATTACTCTAACTAGAGATAATACTTTGTACGTAGCTGGTTGTGATTTGGACGTCACCATGTTCAAGTATGGTACAAGAAACATGGTTGGTTCTTGTATGACTAGATGCGCCGGCAAGAAGGCACCGACTGGAGAGCCTTGTTTTGGAAAGGGCTGCTGCCTCATCCCGTTTGCAAGTGATCTGCCAGGCTTTCACGCAAATCTTGTCAGCATTAATACTACTGCAACACAGTCAGATTGGTTCCACCCTGGCATCATGGCTTTAGTGTCAAGAGATCCATATTCTTACAGTTATAATACAACCGATCTTTTCTCTAGTTGGACAAATGCAAGCATAATTGATGACGCGTCGCTTAGACTTGCCATCATGGACCAACCAAGCTGTGTAAGTGCACAACTGAAGAACAAAAGCTATGCCTGTAGCAACGGTAGCAGTTGTCGGGATTCTTCATACGGTGGTTACCAATGTGACTGCTCTTCTTATAGTGGAGGCAACCCTTACATTTTAGATGGATGCATGCGACAAGAAG ATTATAATCCCAAGCCCAAAGAACACTGTCCCGCATCATGTGGACCCATTACTGTTCCCTTCCCCTTTGGGCTCCAAGAAGGTTGCTTTGCAAACCAAAAATTTCATCTGAATTGTACATATGATAATCTCACACTTTCTTTCTCAGAAGGTGCACAATATTATGTTACTAATTTATCTGTAGAAGATGGGACTCTGACTGTTAGCAACATGGTGAATGGACATAATGAAAAAGAGGAAATTTTAATCTACACTCAAAATGGATATGTATTCGAGGACCCTATGGAAGATGAGTTTTATTTCTCAATGGAATCTGACAACCATCTTATAAAGTGGGCAGTTGCCAATTTAACTTGTCATATAGCTATGCAAAAGGGTACTATGTATGCATGCCGCAGTTCCTACAGCTATTGCCTAAATGTCACCTACGGGGAAATATTTATGGGATATCGTTGCAAGTGTTCTTCAGGCTTCCAAGGAAACCCGTACGTCAACGACGGTTGCAGAG ATATCGATGAATGCTCACTGCCAAACTACTGCAATCAGACATGTCAAAATTTTCATGGAGGCTACACATGCATGAAGAACCGCAATCTTCTTTTGG GTATTGCAACAGGATTTGGATGTGGCCTTGGTTCCATAGTAATTGCAGTCTGTGTAGTTGTATTTACCAAAAAGTGGAAGAAAGGCATGCAGAAGAGAATCCGAAAAGAATATTTCAAGAAAAATCATGGCCTACTCTTGCAGCAGATGATCTCAGATGAAAGTGCCACAAATAAAACAAATATATTCTCTTTGGAGGAACTAGAGAAGGCAACCAACAACTTTGATGCCACTCGTGTTCTTGGTCATGGAGGACACGGTACAGTTTATAAAGGTATTTTATCTGATCAACGGGTGGTGGCTATTAAAAAATCAAAAATTGTGGAGCAAATAGAGACAGACCAGTTTATCAATGAGGTTGTTATCTTATCTCAAATCATTCATCGCAATGTGGTAAAGCTATTTGGTTGTTGCCTCGAATCTGAGGTGCCTTTGTTGGTGTACGAGTTCATATCTAACGGTACTTTGCATGACCTTCTTCACAATGACATTAGCGGACAATGCTTGCTGTCATGGGATGACCGCGTCAGGATTGCATTAGAAGCAGCCGGAGCACTTGCATATCTACACTCGGCTGCTGCAATACCAATTTTCCATAGAGACGTGAAATCTTCTAACATACTAATGGATAGTAACTTCACAACAAAGGTTTCCGACTTTGGTGCTTCAAGGTCTCTTTCACTCGATGAAACTCATGTGGTCACTATTGTCCAAGGAACATTTGGTTACCTAGATCCAGAGTATTACCATACTGGGCAGCTAACTGAAAAGAGTGATGTGTATAGTTTCGGAGTAATACTTGTGGAACTTTTGACAAGAAAAAAGCCAATTTTTATCAATGATCAAGGTGCAAAGCAAAACTTGTCCCAGTATTTTGTGGAAGGATTGCAAGAGGGAGCTATAATGGAAATAATGGATCCTCAGGTTGTCAAAGAGGCAAACCCAGAAGAGATTGATGATATTTGCTCACTTACAGAAGCATGCTTGAGACTCAGAAGAAGAGACAGACCTACTATGAAAGAAGTAGATATGAGGTTGCAATTCCTGAGAACTAAGAGGCTAAGAAAATGCAAAACCCTCACAGCTATTGATGAAGATATTGGGCATTTTTTATGCCCAAAGGTTAGTAACTCTGGTGCACAGATGAATGTTGCCAATGCTGGTAATTTGACATCTAAAGGCATCTCCAGTTGCTACAGTCTAGAGCAAGAACTTGCATCCTCAGTCACTTTGCCACGCTAA
- the LOC125515200 gene encoding wall-associated receptor kinase 5-like isoform X2, translated as MSKILIAISFVLMFSAAAPQASAAVSGAAVGILKIPSNDSLAHCIPRCGDVDIPYPFGIGPGCFRQGFDLTCNHSTKHPRLFLGSSTLQVTDIDIYSGVVSTPIIYKLTTMSAGCDLDVTMFKYGTRNMVGSCMTRCAGKKAPTGEPCFGKGCCLIPFASDLPGFHANLVSINTTATQSDWFHPGIMALVSRDPYSYSYNTTDLFSSWTNASIIDDASLRLAIMDQPSCVSAQLKNKSYACSNGSSCRDSSYGGYQCDCSSYSGGNPYILDGCMRQEDYNPKPKEHCPASCGPITVPFPFGLQEGCFANQKFHLNCTYDNLTLSFSEGAQYYVTNLSVEDGTLTVSNMVNGHNEKEEILIYTQNGYVFEDPMEDEFYFSMESDNHLIKWAVANLTCHIAMQKGTMYACRSSYSYCLNVTYGEIFMGYRCKCSSGFQGNPYVNDGCRDIDECSLPNYCNQTCQNFHGGYTCMKNRNLLLGIATGFGCGLGSIVIAVCVVVFTKKWKKGMQKRIRKEYFKKNHGLLLQQMISDESATNKTNIFSLEELEKATNNFDATRVLGHGGHGTVYKGILSDQRVVAIKKSKIVEQIETDQFINEVVILSQIIHRNVVKLFGCCLESEVPLLVYEFISNGTLHDLLHNDISGQCLLSWDDRVRIALEAAGALAYLHSAAAIPIFHRDVKSSNILMDSNFTTKVSDFGASRSLSLDETHVVTIVQGTFGYLDPEYYHTGQLTEKSDVYSFGVILVELLTRKKPIFINDQGAKQNLSQYFVEGLQEGAIMEIMDPQVVKEANPEEIDDICSLTEACLRLRRRDRPTMKEVDMRLQFLRTKRLRKCKTLTAIDEDIGHFLCPKVSNSGAQMNVANAGNLTSKGISSCYSLEQELASSVTLPR; from the exons ATGAGCAAGATACTCATCGCCATTTCATTTGTGCTGATGTTCTCGGCAGCTGCGCCGCAAGCATCGGCCGCAGTCTCTGGAGCCGCCGTAGGGATCCTGAAGATCCCTTCTAATGACTCCTTGGCTCACTGTATCCCAAGGTGTGGGGATGTCGACATCCCCTATCCCTTCGGTATAGGGCCCGGCTGCTTCCGTCAAGGCTTCGATCTCACCTGCAACCACTCCACCAAGCATCCCAGGCTCTTTTTAGGCAGCAGCACTCTCCAGGTCACTGACATTGACATATACTCCGGCGTAGTATCGACCCCTATAATCTACAAACTTACAACAATGTCAG CTGGTTGTGATTTGGACGTCACCATGTTCAAGTATGGTACAAGAAACATGGTTGGTTCTTGTATGACTAGATGCGCCGGCAAGAAGGCACCGACTGGAGAGCCTTGTTTTGGAAAGGGCTGCTGCCTCATCCCGTTTGCAAGTGATCTGCCAGGCTTTCACGCAAATCTTGTCAGCATTAATACTACTGCAACACAGTCAGATTGGTTCCACCCTGGCATCATGGCTTTAGTGTCAAGAGATCCATATTCTTACAGTTATAATACAACCGATCTTTTCTCTAGTTGGACAAATGCAAGCATAATTGATGACGCGTCGCTTAGACTTGCCATCATGGACCAACCAAGCTGTGTAAGTGCACAACTGAAGAACAAAAGCTATGCCTGTAGCAACGGTAGCAGTTGTCGGGATTCTTCATACGGTGGTTACCAATGTGACTGCTCTTCTTATAGTGGAGGCAACCCTTACATTTTAGATGGATGCATGCGACAAGAAG ATTATAATCCCAAGCCCAAAGAACACTGTCCCGCATCATGTGGACCCATTACTGTTCCCTTCCCCTTTGGGCTCCAAGAAGGTTGCTTTGCAAACCAAAAATTTCATCTGAATTGTACATATGATAATCTCACACTTTCTTTCTCAGAAGGTGCACAATATTATGTTACTAATTTATCTGTAGAAGATGGGACTCTGACTGTTAGCAACATGGTGAATGGACATAATGAAAAAGAGGAAATTTTAATCTACACTCAAAATGGATATGTATTCGAGGACCCTATGGAAGATGAGTTTTATTTCTCAATGGAATCTGACAACCATCTTATAAAGTGGGCAGTTGCCAATTTAACTTGTCATATAGCTATGCAAAAGGGTACTATGTATGCATGCCGCAGTTCCTACAGCTATTGCCTAAATGTCACCTACGGGGAAATATTTATGGGATATCGTTGCAAGTGTTCTTCAGGCTTCCAAGGAAACCCGTACGTCAACGACGGTTGCAGAG ATATCGATGAATGCTCACTGCCAAACTACTGCAATCAGACATGTCAAAATTTTCATGGAGGCTACACATGCATGAAGAACCGCAATCTTCTTTTGG GTATTGCAACAGGATTTGGATGTGGCCTTGGTTCCATAGTAATTGCAGTCTGTGTAGTTGTATTTACCAAAAAGTGGAAGAAAGGCATGCAGAAGAGAATCCGAAAAGAATATTTCAAGAAAAATCATGGCCTACTCTTGCAGCAGATGATCTCAGATGAAAGTGCCACAAATAAAACAAATATATTCTCTTTGGAGGAACTAGAGAAGGCAACCAACAACTTTGATGCCACTCGTGTTCTTGGTCATGGAGGACACGGTACAGTTTATAAAGGTATTTTATCTGATCAACGGGTGGTGGCTATTAAAAAATCAAAAATTGTGGAGCAAATAGAGACAGACCAGTTTATCAATGAGGTTGTTATCTTATCTCAAATCATTCATCGCAATGTGGTAAAGCTATTTGGTTGTTGCCTCGAATCTGAGGTGCCTTTGTTGGTGTACGAGTTCATATCTAACGGTACTTTGCATGACCTTCTTCACAATGACATTAGCGGACAATGCTTGCTGTCATGGGATGACCGCGTCAGGATTGCATTAGAAGCAGCCGGAGCACTTGCATATCTACACTCGGCTGCTGCAATACCAATTTTCCATAGAGACGTGAAATCTTCTAACATACTAATGGATAGTAACTTCACAACAAAGGTTTCCGACTTTGGTGCTTCAAGGTCTCTTTCACTCGATGAAACTCATGTGGTCACTATTGTCCAAGGAACATTTGGTTACCTAGATCCAGAGTATTACCATACTGGGCAGCTAACTGAAAAGAGTGATGTGTATAGTTTCGGAGTAATACTTGTGGAACTTTTGACAAGAAAAAAGCCAATTTTTATCAATGATCAAGGTGCAAAGCAAAACTTGTCCCAGTATTTTGTGGAAGGATTGCAAGAGGGAGCTATAATGGAAATAATGGATCCTCAGGTTGTCAAAGAGGCAAACCCAGAAGAGATTGATGATATTTGCTCACTTACAGAAGCATGCTTGAGACTCAGAAGAAGAGACAGACCTACTATGAAAGAAGTAGATATGAGGTTGCAATTCCTGAGAACTAAGAGGCTAAGAAAATGCAAAACCCTCACAGCTATTGATGAAGATATTGGGCATTTTTTATGCCCAAAGGTTAGTAACTCTGGTGCACAGATGAATGTTGCCAATGCTGGTAATTTGACATCTAAAGGCATCTCCAGTTGCTACAGTCTAGAGCAAGAACTTGCATCCTCAGTCACTTTGCCACGCTAA